In Candidatus Desulfatibia profunda, a genomic segment contains:
- a CDS encoding lytic transglycosylase domain-containing protein: MVLLFLAVRPLSADIYAYIDSQGVLHFTNVPTSAKYKVYIKEKPSRSLNLYTSNQYDHMITGASQRHGVSFSLLKALIKTESDFDHRAISNAGAKGLMQIMPENIRLLRIKDPFDPWENIMGGARYLKQLIERFNGELSLALAAYNAGPNIVERHQGIPPIKETEDFVKKVLGYYSMYEKR, from the coding sequence ATGGTGTTGCTGTTTTTGGCGGTTCGGCCACTCAGTGCGGATATATATGCATATATCGACAGCCAGGGGGTGCTTCATTTCACCAATGTACCTACCTCTGCCAAGTATAAAGTCTATATCAAGGAAAAGCCTTCCCGGTCTTTGAATTTATATACCTCCAACCAGTACGACCACATGATAACCGGTGCGTCCCAAAGACACGGAGTCTCCTTTTCTCTCCTTAAAGCGCTGATCAAGACGGAGTCGGATTTCGACCACCGGGCGATTTCAAATGCCGGCGCTAAGGGGTTGATGCAAATAATGCCAGAGAACATCAGGCTCCTTCGGATAAAGGATCCTTTTGATCCGTGGGAAAACATCATGGGAGGTGCGCGATATTTAAAACAGCTTATTGAACGCTTTAACGGAGAGCTGTCCCTGGCGCTTGCCGCCTACAATGCCGGACCCAATATTGTTGAACGTCATCAAGGCATTCCGCCCATTAAAGAGACGGAGGATTTTGTGAAGAAGGTGCTGGGGTATTATTCCATGTATGAAAAAAGATAG
- a CDS encoding DNA-binding protein, producing MTKLICSQFKTGRRFVGRLPYGQDLIRSIEDFCKALSVQMATFSVIGAVSSVTLGAYDQKQQVFVTDHKEAPFEIVSCIGNISLKDGTPTVHAHIVLADLQGKIRGGHLFSETILFTGEIELLELTGKPLERTYDDTTGLMLWKVS from the coding sequence ATGACCAAATTGATCTGCTCGCAATTTAAAACCGGACGTCGTTTTGTAGGGCGACTTCCTTATGGTCAGGATTTGATCCGGTCCATTGAGGACTTCTGTAAAGCGCTCTCCGTCCAAATGGCAACGTTCTCGGTGATCGGTGCGGTTTCGTCTGTTACCTTGGGCGCCTATGATCAAAAACAACAGGTTTTTGTCACCGATCACAAAGAAGCTCCTTTTGAAATCGTAAGCTGCATCGGCAATATTTCTCTAAAAGACGGAACACCAACGGTGCATGCCCACATTGTTCTGGCCGACTTGCAGGGAAAAATCCGTGGCGGACATCTTTTTTCAGAAACCATACTTTTTACCGGAGAAATCGAACTTCTGGAATTAACCGGCAAGCCCCTGGAAAGAACCTATGACGATACCACCGGGCTAATGCTTTGGAAGGTATC
- a CDS encoding UTP--glucose-1-phosphate uridylyltransferase, translating to QILAGETGLISGREIEPVAAAEVEDASRIKRYAAAGKQALNQTVTIKLNGGLGTSMGLTGAKSLLEVKNGATFLEMMLMQAARSEVKLALMNSYSTHDDTMAALAKMKPSEVPLVFLQNKFPKILRKDLSPAAWPQNPTLEWNPPGHGDIYSAIYTSGRLKHLLDKGIAYAFISNSDNLGATMDTALLGYFSEHNFPFMMEVARRTPADVKGGHIARHKDGRLILREAAQCPQDEIDAFRDIHLYGFFNTNNIWINLKVLEDLIEKYGVVKLPMIRNPKTLDPRDENSPEVYQVEAAMGAAISLFEGATVIQIPDFRFFPVKKCNDLLAIRSDRFVFSKEKTLSINPAVRYERIEIDLDPTYYGKVDLFNQRFSEQVPSLIECESLKIRGDVRFESGVKIKGRVVIKNSSSKQALVKEGTVIDDNLIFG from the coding sequence AACAAATTCTTGCCGGAGAAACCGGCCTGATCTCAGGTAGAGAGATCGAACCTGTGGCTGCCGCTGAGGTTGAAGATGCAAGCCGTATCAAGAGATATGCCGCCGCCGGCAAACAGGCATTAAACCAGACCGTCACGATAAAACTTAACGGCGGCCTCGGCACAAGTATGGGGCTTACCGGGGCCAAGTCTCTTCTGGAAGTAAAAAACGGCGCAACGTTTCTTGAAATGATGCTGATGCAAGCCGCAAGGTCCGAGGTAAAGCTGGCGCTGATGAACAGTTACAGCACCCACGACGACACCATGGCCGCCCTGGCGAAGATGAAGCCCTCCGAGGTTCCCCTGGTGTTTCTTCAAAACAAATTTCCCAAGATCCTGCGAAAAGACCTGTCGCCGGCAGCCTGGCCCCAAAATCCAACCCTGGAATGGAACCCCCCGGGGCACGGCGATATATACTCGGCCATATATACATCCGGAAGGCTAAAACACCTCCTTGATAAAGGCATAGCCTATGCGTTCATTTCCAACTCGGATAACCTTGGAGCAACCATGGATACAGCCCTCTTGGGTTATTTTTCCGAACACAACTTTCCCTTTATGATGGAGGTTGCCAGACGAACTCCGGCAGATGTCAAAGGCGGACATATTGCCAGGCATAAAGACGGGCGCTTGATCCTGCGTGAGGCGGCCCAATGTCCGCAAGATGAAATCGATGCCTTCCGGGACATTCATCTTTACGGATTTTTCAACACCAACAACATCTGGATAAATCTAAAAGTACTTGAAGATCTTATAGAAAAATATGGGGTCGTCAAACTTCCCATGATTAGAAACCCTAAAACCCTCGACCCCAGGGACGAAAACAGTCCTGAAGTCTACCAGGTCGAGGCCGCTATGGGCGCCGCCATATCTTTGTTTGAAGGTGCCACCGTAATACAAATACCGGACTTTCGGTTTTTTCCCGTAAAAAAATGCAACGATCTTTTAGCCATTCGATCCGACCGTTTTGTTTTTTCAAAAGAAAAAACCCTTTCAATCAATCCGGCGGTACGTTACGAGAGAATAGAAATCGATTTAGATCCCACATATTATGGCAAGGTCGATCTGTTTAATCAAAGGTTCAGCGAGCAGGTTCCGTCCCTGATCGAATGTGAGTCGCTTAAAATTCGAGGAGATGTGCGCTTTGAAAGCGGCGTGAAAATTAAAGGGCGGGTGGTTATCAAAAACAGCAGCAGCAAACAGGCGCTCGTCAAAGAAGGAACGGTCATTGATGACAACCTGATCTTTGGTTAA
- a CDS encoding GatB/YqeY domain-containing protein produces MKLQERIKKDLAAAIKAKDEEKKSTLRVILGEFGRLEKKELSDEDAVKILRKLIKAEKEVLEIKGARADSEFIIIIENYLPKMATEAEIRSWIEQHVDFSKLKNKMQAMGQIMKHFGAAADGNAVKNILQQM; encoded by the coding sequence ATGAAACTTCAGGAACGAATTAAAAAAGATTTAGCTGCTGCCATAAAAGCCAAAGATGAAGAGAAAAAGAGCACCCTTCGTGTTATTCTGGGCGAGTTTGGCAGGCTCGAAAAAAAAGAGCTTTCAGACGAAGATGCCGTCAAAATTTTGAGAAAGTTAATCAAGGCTGAAAAAGAAGTCCTGGAAATAAAAGGTGCGAGGGCGGACTCCGAGTTTATAATTATCATTGAAAACTATTTGCCCAAAATGGCAACGGAAGCAGAAATCAGAAGCTGGATTGAGCAACATGTCGATTTTTCCAAACTAAAAAACAAGATGCAAGCCATGGGTCAGATAATGAAGCATTTCGGAGCAGCAGCCGATGGCAATGCCGTCAAGAATATCCTGCAACAAATGTGA
- a CDS encoding YkgJ family cysteine cluster protein — MTTTDRMAHISTVRVGPESKFTFKCHKGVSCYTKCCRDISIVLTPYDIIRLKRRLQMSSEEFLAVYTVPELLEKTDLPMVTLRLMDDDLKSCPFVKEEGCVVYEDRPTTCRYYPLGVASLSHKAGSSEGEFYFFVNEPHCLGFEEEREWTVLEWRKDQGVDIHDDINAEWTDLVVRKRSFPPNLKLTEESKKMFFLASYNIDTFRAFVFESSFLDRYEIDPETVEKIRNDDIGLLEFGLKWLKWVLYKGGDFTLKKDAATFRKKADQPS; from the coding sequence ATGACAACAACCGATCGAATGGCGCACATATCAACGGTCAGAGTCGGACCCGAAAGCAAATTCACGTTTAAGTGCCATAAAGGCGTAAGTTGTTACACCAAATGCTGCCGGGATATTAGTATCGTATTGACGCCCTATGACATTATCCGGCTCAAAAGACGCTTGCAGATGTCATCCGAAGAATTCCTGGCAGTGTACACGGTTCCCGAGTTGCTGGAAAAAACAGACCTGCCGATGGTTACCCTGAGGCTAATGGATGACGATCTCAAATCATGTCCTTTTGTCAAAGAAGAAGGGTGCGTCGTTTACGAAGACCGCCCCACAACGTGCCGATATTATCCTCTGGGGGTAGCGTCATTAAGCCACAAAGCCGGTTCCAGCGAGGGGGAGTTCTATTTTTTTGTAAACGAACCGCATTGCCTGGGTTTTGAAGAAGAACGGGAATGGACCGTCCTGGAGTGGCGCAAGGATCAAGGGGTTGATATCCATGATGACATCAATGCCGAGTGGACCGATCTGGTGGTGAGAAAAAGATCGTTTCCACCAAATCTCAAGCTCACCGAAGAGAGCAAAAAGATGTTTTTTTTGGCCAGTTACAACATCGATACCTTCAGGGCGTTTGTTTTTGAAAGTTCTTTTTTAGACCGCTACGAGATTGATCCTGAAACGGTCGAAAAAATCCGGAATGACGACATTGGGCTGTTAGAGTTTGGTTTAAAATGGCTCAAGTGGGTACTGTACAAAGGCGGCGATTTTACATTGAAAAAAGATGCGGCAACGTTCAGAAAAAAAGCCGACCAGCCATCGTAA
- a CDS encoding thioredoxin family protein, which translates to MRFKTADKIYYPVFIWFLLLALIVSCENNSNRQAQALVAKPAIPIIKNKAHFKQIVENSDERLLMIEFYADWCPPCKELAPVLEEIAKENKGHVNIYKINTDENRDLAYTFRVTGIPHVVFIKNKESVFSLSGLYPKKMYLNVISRFSTVLTDKKPAAPDGAT; encoded by the coding sequence ATGCGCTTCAAAACTGCGGATAAAATATATTATCCCGTTTTTATATGGTTTCTGTTGCTTGCTTTGATTGTATCCTGTGAAAACAATTCAAACCGGCAGGCTCAAGCCCTTGTCGCGAAACCGGCAATTCCGATTATAAAAAACAAGGCCCATTTCAAACAGATTGTCGAAAATTCGGACGAGCGTCTTTTGATGATTGAATTTTACGCCGACTGGTGCCCCCCCTGTAAGGAGCTTGCACCGGTTCTTGAGGAAATCGCCAAAGAAAACAAAGGTCATGTCAATATCTACAAAATCAACACCGATGAAAACCGTGACCTTGCCTATACCTTCCGCGTGACCGGTATTCCTCATGTCGTGTTCATCAAAAACAAGGAGAGCGTTTTCTCCCTGAGCGGATTATATCCTAAAAAAATGTATTTAAACGTTATCAGTCGCTTTTCAACGGTCCTCACCGATAAAAAGCCGGCCGCACCCGATGGCGCCACCTGA